Genomic window (Geomonas ferrireducens):
CGACGATGGAGCCCAAACTGAGACCGACGTACTTCGGTTTGACCTTCGGGTTGGGTGCGTTCGCTCCCAAGGGGGCGAACCCCTGTGCCGCGAAGGGGGCGCCGAAGGTCGGGGTGGCGAGGACCAGTTCCAGCCGGTCCAGGTTGAACGCGGCCTGCTCGATGTTGGTGCGTGCGGCGAGCGGCGCGCCCAGGGCGATGAAGTCCTCACCCCATTTCGTGCCGGTCACGTGCCCCGGCAGGGCAAGCTCGCCGTGCAGCGGGAGATCGATGGCGACCACGGCGTAGCCGGCCCCGTTGAGCGCACCTGCCACGGCGATGGCCTGCTCCTTCCTGCCGTCGATGCCGTGCTGGAAGATGACGAGCGGCCACCCGCCGGCGGGGGGCGTCCCCGCAGGCGCGAAGTAGACGAAGGGAACCTGCCGCTCCGTGTAGTAGTAACCGGTGAGCCGCCCGGTCCCCGGCTCGCGGTACGGCTGGAGCACCGCGCTTGCCGCGCTGTAGCTGCCGAAGGCGAGGTTCTGGTTCATGGCGGGGTTGCCGCGTGCGACGACCGGATTCATCGAGAGGTCGGCGCTGGTGAAGCTCCCGGTGACGACGGAGCCGACCGCCGGCGGTACGACGACCGGGAGACCGGTCCCCGCGAGTACCGCGCCCCAGTAGACGGCGGGTGCGAGGGTGGCGGTGACCGTCGCGGCGTTGAGTCCGGCGCCGAGCCAGCTCTTGCCGGAAAGCCCTCCGGGGAGGTCGCTCCCGGCGGCGAACGCCCTCAGGGCGGTTTCCACCGGGAGGATGCTTCCAGGCGGATCGGCGGGGTCGACGGTAACGAAGCCCGCCGCGGTGGTGATGAAACGCCCGAGGAGCGCGATCTGGCTGCGGCTCGTCACCGTACTCTGGGTAGGAGCCGCGATCAGGTCGTTCATGACCTTCGCGTAGCCCGAAAAAAGGACCTTCCCGTTGGCGCCGGTCGTATTCTGCCGGATGCGCTCCAGGGGGGCGAAGGGGCCCGCCAGTGCCGAAGTGGATTTGAGCGCCGAGAAGTAGACGGAACTTCCCACCGAGCCGCCGGTGGCGGCGTCTTTCACCCGGTTGGTGACCAGGTAGAGGTAGCGGGTCGCGGGGAGGAGCGGGAACCTCGGGAAGAGCGAGACGTCGCCGGCGCCGGGACGGTAGCTGAAGGTGAAGCCGGCGGTCACGTCGGTGAAGCGAAGGGGCGCGTTCTCGGTGGCGTCGGGGAGGGCGCTGTCGGCGCCGACCTGGAACACCTTGATGTTGGTTCCGTTCACCGTATCCGGGCGCAGCGGTCGCGCGAAACGTATGTAGATGGGGGCGTTCACCCCGGCCACCGCGCCGGTCCCCCCGACTTCGTACCGGTTCACGTAGGCAAGCGCCTCCAGAGGGTTCATCGGGCGGTTCGCAGGGCGCACCCCCACCACCCCCGTCGCCGGGTCGGCGTACTGGGTGATGGGATCGGCCGCCGCTGCCGTGGCGAGCACGTTCGGGAGCGGGACGACCCCGGCGCTCGGGTCGAAGAGGGCGGTGTTGGGGCTCTCCTCCTGGTGGACGCCGGAGTCCGAGCCGCAGCCGGCCAGGGTGAACAGCAGACAGATGACGCAGCAAAGGCGTAGCAGTTGCTCTCTCATGTGCTCTCCTTCGCGGCCGGAGGGGCCGTCCTAGAAGGTAAGGTTCAGGTTCGCGGCGAGGAGGTAGGCGTCGCTCTTGAACGTGCCGTTAGCACCCCTCAGGTTGGCCATGTCCTGGTTTTGCACCTTGCGGTCGACGAAGTGCACCCACATGTAGGCGAGGTCTAGGGTGGCGAGCGCATTGCCGATGCCGGTGCCGATGGAGAAGCTGTGCCGGTCCGCGTCGGGGAGCAGCGGGTCGACGGTCCCACCGGGGACCGGGGTGTTGTCGAAGCTGTAGCCGGCGCGCAGGGCGAAGCGCGGGGTGACCCGGTACTCGCCGCCGAACTTGTAGCTCCAAACGTCGCGCCAGTTCCTGGGATCGGGCTGGTCGTTGAAGGCGGCGAACTCTGCGGATTGAAAATCGATGAGGAGCTTGTCGAAACTGCTCCAGCCAGTGCGGGTCGCGTCGAATTCGAGGGTGACCCGGTCGGTGGGGCGCCAGGCGACGGCGAGGTCGAGGGTGTCGGGGAGGGTGATCGTTGTGGAGGCGCTGCTGCTTGCCCTGGCGCGCGTGTAGGGGAAGACGGCGGTGTCGGTAAGGCCGATGGCGCCAAGGCCCGTCGGCGTGGTGGCGAGGAAGTTCGCCTCGCCGTCGATATGGAGGGTGATCTTGCTGCGGTAGGCGATCCCCAGACTTACCTCGGAGCGCGGTTTCCAGAGAATGCCCAGGTTGTAGCCGAGGTCTGTTGCTGTGCCGTCGACCCCCATGGAGCCGAGCTCGTAGGCGCCGAAAGGGGGCGCCGGCGCGGACGGGTCGATCGCCGGGCTGTAGAGCGCCTTTTGCAGTGAAACGACGGCGTAGGTGACGTCGAGTCCCGCCGCCACGGCGAGGTTCAGGTCGTCGAAGCGGTACGCTGCGGTCGGCTGTATGTTGATCGGCTTGATCGACGCGATCTGCACTTGGTTGCGGAAGACACTAGAGTCATCCCAGGTCTTCGAAAGCGGGTACATGGAGTTGACGGCGATGCCGAAGGAGACGGGGAGGTTGTCGGGGGAGTAGGTGGCGTAGACGGTTGGGGCGATGAAGATGTCTCGCCGGGAGCGCTCGGTGACGGAAGTGGTGCCGGTGTCGAGGGGCGGGGTGCCGGAGAGCGGCGTGGTCCCCTTGAACTCGGTCTGCGGGACGATGATCCCCAAGGCACCGAGGTTCACCTGTATTCCGGGCAGGAAGGCGATCCCCGCCGGGTTGAAGTAGAGGGCGCTCGGGTCGCTCGCCTGCGCGGCGAAGGCGTTCGCCATCCCCATGGCCCTGGCCCCCTGCTCGCTCACTTTGAATCCCGCGCCTTGGCACAACCTGCCATGAGACAAACCGGTACAGAGCAGCAGAGCACACAGAAGCCATTTTCTCATGTGATCCCCCCTTGGCGGCCATCGACTGCAGCGCCCGACTGCAAAGCTGCAGCGGCGCGTCAGGCGGCCTTTTACGGCCAAGGGGGATCTGGCTTTGACGGCAGAGCCGTCCCATGTGAACCCCGAGTGGCCGGAAATAATTAGCGACAGCTAACAATAGCGCCGGTCAGGGGTAAGTCAAGGGGAAGCCGCCAGGATCTGCCGTGCCGCAGCGCGAGCCCAAGGGGGGACTCCGGGGCGCTGCGCGAACTGCCGATGGAAACGCTCAGTGCACCGTCTTTTCCCGCACCATCCCTTCCAGCATGCGGCGCAGGGCATCCTCCTCGACGAAGCAGAACAGTGCGCTGGAGCCGAAGGCGATCTCGACGGAGCCTCTTCTCTTTTTCATGGTGACGTCCACCTCGTGCACGCCGTTGCCGAGCAGCCCGTGGTAGACCTGCTGGATGCTCCTGCCGCTTCTGAGGGCTTCCTTGCTCCGCATTTCGAAATACACGACCTGGTCCAGCGCGTCATTGGTCAGATAGATCATGGTGCACCTCCTGTTTTCTACAGGAAACCACGGCTGTGCGACAAAATATGTCGCAGTTGGCGGAGTGCGGCTGTGAGGGAGGGCGAAGCGGCGTGGTGCGGCGTCGAAATGCTTGACAATCGGGCAGGAAATGCGACATATGGGCCATCTTCGGGACAGGGGGGCGCGATGGAGTCAGATCGTATCAAGTGGGACGAGCGTTACAGCGGGACGGAGCATTTCTTTTCTTTTGGTCCGTCGCGGCTTCTGGCGAAGAGCTTGGAGCAGATCCTTACCCTGGTGCCGGGGAGGCGCGCCCTCGACCTTGCCTGCGGAGAGGGGCGTAACGCCATCTTCCTTGCCCAGCACGGTTTCCGGGCCTGCGGCGTGGATATCTCTCCCAAGGGGCTGGAGCGGGGCGTGCGCCGTGCGGCCGAGGTCGGGGTCACGGTGGAGTTTGTCGAGGCGGACCTTGACCTGTGGCGCCCGAGCGAGAGCTACGACCTGATCCTCAACTTCAACTTCCTGATGCGGGAACTGATCCCGAGCCTCATGACTGCGCTGACGCCGGGTGGCGTGCTTTTGATGGAGACCATCCTGGACGCGCCCGGGATGCCGGGAGAACACCGGAAGGATTTCTTGTTGCAGCCGGGGGAGCTCGAGCGGATCTTCGGGGCCTATCCGGGGAAGGTGCTGCTGCTTGAGGAGGATGTGGACGCCCCCGAGATGCCGGTGGCGCGGGTGATGTTTCAGAAGGAAGGTTAAGGCTGCGATCAAGGTTGAGCTAAGGGCTCCGTGCCCCCGCGGCAACCTCGATCGCGGTTCCGTTATAACTTATTTCGTCCCGACGTAGACCGTGGCGATGCCGCCGGTGAGGTCGAAGTGGTGCACGTCCTTGAACCCGACCTGTTGCATCATCCCCTTGAACTCGTCGCGGGAGGGGAACTCCAGCACGGAGTCGGGGAGGTACTGGTAGGCGCTGAAGCGGGAAAAGGCGCCGCCGATCTTCGGGAGCACCTTAAGGAAGTAGAAGTGGTACAGATCCTTGAAAACGGGCAGGGTCGGCGTGGAGAACTCGAGGATGACTATCTTGCCCCCCACCTTGAGGGCGCGGCGCATCTCGGTGAGCCCCTTGATGCGGTCAACGACGTTGCGGATGCCGAAAGAGATGGTGGCGGCGTCGAAGGTGCCGTCCTCGTACGGGATGTCCTCGCAGGGGGCGACCTGGAGCTGGATGCGCTGCGCGTGGCGCGACTGCTGCACCTTGACGCGCCCGAGTTCGATCATCTCCGGGGTGAAGTCAATGCCGACGATCTCGACGGAGGCGGGGGTCTGCGAGGCGATCTCCAGGGCGACATCGCCGGTGCCGGTGGCGACGTCGAGAACCTTGCCCGGTCCCTTCACACCGATCTTGCCTACCGCGAAGCGACGCCAGCGCCGGTCGATCCCAAGCGACAGCAGTCTGTTCAACAGATCGTAGCGCGGGGCGATGCTCCCGAACATGGCACGAATTCGTTCACCCTTCTCCGACAATGCGTACATTTTCCCTACCTTTTTCGTCCGTGAAATGCTATAAAATCTAGCCTCTTCCTCTGGGGGAGAGCCCAGCATAAGGCTTGATTCTTAACACAAAGCGCACCGGCATGCCAGCAAAAAGCGGCCGCTATCGCCTCACCGCCCATGCCCCGCCGCCGCACGCCCATCCGTCCGCGCCGCCCAAGGAGGCACCTGTTGTTCCCGCAAATCAGGCCCCAGGACATCGCTGACATCCTGATCATGACCTTCCTGGTCTATCAGCTCTACAGCTGGTTCAAAAACTCGAAAGCGCTTCAGGTCGTGATGGGGCTCATGTTTCTCGGTGTGATCTACTTCGTCACCAAGAGCCTCGGCCTCTTTATGACCAGTTGGATCCTGCAGGAGTTGGGGACCGTGCTCCTCGTCCTGCTGATCGTCGTTTTCCAGGCCGAGATCCGGCAGGCCCTTTACCGCCTGAGCCTTTTGCGCAACCTGTTCGAACACCAGGAGAGCACGGTCCGCCTGGACCTGCTGGAATTCTCCGCCACCATCTTCTCGCTCGCCTCGCAGCGCACCGGCGCCCTGGTCGTTTTCCAGCGTGAGGAACTCCTCGACGATCTCATCCTGCACGGCGTCCCCATGGACTCCCTGGTGAGCGGCTCCCTCGTGGCAAGTATCTTCATCCCCGGAGCGCCGCTGCACGACGGGGCGGTACTCGTCAAAGACGGCAGGGTGGCACTTGCCTCGTGCCACCTGCCGCTTTCGGTGAGCGCGGAAGTGCCTCAGCACCTGGGGACGCGGCATCGCGCCGCCTTAGGGCTGTCGGAGCGCTCGGACGCGGCGGTAGTGGTGGTTTCCGAGGAGCGCGGGGCGGTGTCTCTTGCCGTGGACGGGAAGCTCGAGGCGATACACTCGCAGGCGCAGCTGCACGAACGGCTCACCTCGCTGTTGCAGCCGCTGTCGCGCGAGGCGGAGCGGGTGGGGATCACGCGGCGGCTCTTCGCCAACTTCTGGCCCAAGGTAGCCATCTTCTGCGTCGTGGTGGCGAGCTGGTTTTTGATCACCTACCGTCAGGGAGAGATCCTGAGCGTCACCGCGCCGGTAACCTTCCACAACCTCCCGGAGAACCTGACCCTCACCCGCAGCTACCCCGACGAGATCGACCTGCAACTGAAGACCTTCTCCAATCTCGTCGGTTCCCCGAAGAATCTCGATATCGTGGTCGACCTGGACCTGGCCAAGGTGCACGAGGGGACCAACACCGTGCAGATCAGCAAGGACCAGATAAAGCTTCCGCCGGGGGTCGTGGTGGTGAACCTCGACCGGTCCCTGGTGCGCGTGACGGCCGAAAAGAAACAGCCCAAAGCGTCGGTTCGCAAGCGATAACTCCCTGAATGTTATGGCCATTCTTCCGATACGGAGGTAAAGGGTTGTCATAAAAGTTGACAGGGGGCGCCGATTGTTATATAAATCGACGCACCCGCTGTTTTTTCTAAAACAATGAAGGAGGACTCATGATAAGAAGCCTGAAGCTCTTGACCGTGTGCATCATCATGCTCTCCCTCCCTTCGCTCGCCTTCGCCGCAAAGACCCATCGCGTAAAAAAGCACGAAACCCTATATTCGCTCGCCAAGAAATACAACGTCACCGTGGAAGAACTGAAGGCCGCCAACAACCTGGTGGGCAACAGCGTCAAGCCGCGCGTGCTCCTGGTCATCCCGCCGCGCTCCGTCTCTGAAGGCAAGAGCGCATCCGCCGGCGATGCCAAGACGTACAAGGTGAAAAAAGGCGAGACCCTCACCCGCATTGCCAAGAAGACCGGGGTTTCCGTTGCCGAACTGAAGAGGCTCAACGGCCTCAGCAGCGTGAGGGTGAAGCCTGGGAAGATGCTGGTACTCAGGGAAAGTGCGCCTGCGGAAGAGCCGAAGGTCAAGGTAGCAAAGAAGCTCCAGCTGCGTCATCCGGATCTCTTCAACGAAAAGGACTACGAGCAGAGCCTTCAGGAGCTGGCCTCGCTCGAACCCGAACAGCAGGTCGACCTCGCCAAGAACGCCGAGTTGAAGGTGGACAGCCTGAAAGAGCTGAAGAAGTCGGCCTACGGCTTCCTCGGCACCCGCTACCGCTTCGGCGGCAGCTCCCGCTCCGGCATCGACTGTTCCAGCTTCGTACAGCACGTCTTCAAGGAACTGGAAGTCTCTTTGCCGCGCACCGCGCGCGAGCAGTTCGAGGTCGGCAACGCCGTGGCGCCGGGGGACCTGCAGAGGGGGGACCTCATCTTCTTCGCCACCTACGCTTCGTATCCCTCCCATGTCGGTATCTACCTCGGTAACAACAAGATGATCCATGCCTCCTCGCGCGACCGCAAGGTGGTGATCTCCTCCCTCAATACCTCCTATTACCGCTCCCGTTTCCTGGGGGCCAAACGCATCGCCAAGGTGAACCCGGAAGTCTTCAGGCTCGACGACCTGATCCTCGGTGTCGAAGAGGACAACTCCGACAACGCCATGGAAGAGGACGGCCTCTCCAGCAACTAGCCCCGTCCCTGACAAACATTCAACGAATCCGGCCCTCGGGCCGGATTTTTTTATGGACGCAGCATGAAGATACTCCTCGCCTATAAATGCCATCCCGAAGGGGCTGCCGACCCGTACACCTCGCTTCTGCCGGTGGGGCTTCTCTCCCTGAGCGCCGTCTTGAAGCGCGCCGGCCACCAGGTCACCCTGGCCAACTTCTCCTCCTTCTCCACCGAAGCTGTCCGCGCATTGATCCGCCGGCTCGCCCCGGAGATGGTCGGCATCTCCCAGTTCACCCACAACAGGAGCGAATCGGTAGCGCTTGCACGGCTGGTGAAGGAGATCCAGCCCAGGTGTTTCACCCTGCTCGGCGGGCCGCATGCGACGCACGCGTGGCAGGAACAGCTGGAGCGGTACCCTGAGATCGACGCCGTCGTGCTCGGGGAAGGGGAGGAGACCCTGCTCGAGCTCGTGGATGCCCGCGGTGAGGGAAGAAGTCTCGCCTCGGTTCCCGGCCTCGCCTGGCGCGAAGCGGGCAAGCCGGTCCGGACCGCGCCGCGCGGGGCGATCACCGACCTGGACGCGCTCCCTCTGGCCGCGGAAGAGCTTGGTGAAACGGTCGGCGTCGACTTAAGGCGCCAGCTCGAGTTCATCATCACCTCGCGCGGCTGTCCGGCGAGCTGCCTGTTCTGCTCCTCACCCCTTTTCTGGGGGCGCGGCGTGCGCTTTCGCTCCCCCGAGTCGGTGGTACGCGAGCTGCGCATGGTCAAAGAGCGTTACGGCCTCATCTACTTCTCCTTCCGTGACGACACCTTCACGGCCAACCGTTCGCGCGTCATGGAGATCTGCCGGCTCATCGAGGAGGAGCGCCTGCACATCCTCTGGAACTGCCAGTCGCGGGTCAACGCGGTGGACGAGGAGATGCTCGTCGCCATGAAGCGCGCCGGGTGCGAATGCATCCAGTTCGGCGTGGAATCCGGTTCCCCGGAGATGCTTAAGGCGCTCGGGAAAAGGATCCTACCGACCGACGTGGAGCGTGCCGCGGCGGCGGTGCGTCGTGCGGGGATCAACCTCTCGGTCTACCTCATCACCGGAATACCGGGCGAGGGGGACGCCGATCTGAAGGAGACGGTGCGGCTCATCGAGCGGATCAAGCCCCAGGACGGGCAGGTCTCCCCGCTTGTCTACTATCCGGGGACGGAGCTTCTCATGCGCGCCGTGCGGCAGCGCGAGGTCTCCGAGCACCTCTTCGAGGAGCGGGAAGGGGAAGGCTTTCTGGTGCGCCGGGACCCCTTCGTTGAGCGCTCCCGGGAGGCGATGCTGAAGGCGCTGGAAAAGGCCGGGGAAAAGGCCCCCTTTACCCGTGCGGAATTCGCGGCGCAACGCAAGGTGGTCGGGTACTCCTTCGTGACCGAGATGCTGGAGGCCGAGGCGCTGGAGCAGGAGGGGGGCTGGGACGGGGCGAAAACGATCTACCGCGGCATGGTACGCAAGGAGCCGGACAACCCGTGGGGATGGCTGCAACTTGGTGCCCTGCAGGGAAGGGAAGGGGATCTGGGGGGGGCGCTGCGCTGCTACGGAAAGCTGGCGCAACTGGTCCCCCGGCATCTGCCCGCCTGGCTCGCCCTGGGGGAGCTGGCGCTCGCGGCAGGCGACAGGGAGGCTGCGTCCAAACACTACGCCAGGGCCCTGGAACTTGCACCGGAGGACGAGGCCGCGCTGGAGGGGGCGGCGCTTGCGGCGCGAGGGCATGGCGGAAAACGCGGAAAACGGAAACAATAAAAAAAGGCGCCTCCTTTGCGGGGGCGCCTTTTTTTATCTGCTTTACCGGGAGGCCTACTTGTTGACGGCAAGGCCCGGAGCGAAGATGATCTTGTCGAAAGTGCGCTTCAGAGTCTTGCTCTGGAAGTTGATCATCGGCGGGGAATCCTGGAACTCGATGGTGTCGCCGACTTTCACCGGGGTCTGCATGGACGCAACCCAGATTTTCTCGCCTTTCTCTTCGATCTGTGCGTAGGTGTACCCGCCGGAGTCCATGGTTTCAAGGACTTTGCCCTTGTGGCCAGCGCCCGGTTTGACTTCCTGAGGTTTGAGCCCGGCATGCGGGTCGGTGCCCGGAGCTACTGCGGGCATCTGGGTTGCGGGAGCTGCAGCCGGTGCCTGTGCGGGGGCCTGCGGTGCCTCATCTTTTTTCTTGCAGCCGGCAGCTGCCACAGCAACGATTGCCAACATTACAACCAAAGTCTTCTTCACAGTTTCCTCCAAGTTGGATGGATTTAAGAAATGGACAGCGCTGCAAAAAATAGCATAACCGTCTCGGACTTTACAACTAAAAAAAGTCTGATATACCGCCCCTCTTTTCCCGGCTAGCGCCCGATGACAACCTCTCCCGTGTCGGTGATGAGGCGCGCGGGAAGCTCGAACACCCGCTTGAAGATATTGAAGACCCCCTTAGCAAGTGACTTCACCGGGACCGCGGTGACCTGGGGATCGTCGATGCGCCCTTTGGCCTCGAAATAGGTGGTGATGAGGCTCTTGTCCTTGCCGGTCAGGATCCAGCCGACGATGGGGATCTTGCTCACCACCTTGTCCACGGTCTGCAGCGGCTGGACCCCTATGTTCAGGTCCACTTCGTTTTTCACCAGGTCCATCTTGCCCACTGCCGATATGTTCATCGCGTTGCTGTCCAAAAACAGGTTCTGCGTCGACGCGATGCCGTTGTTGAAGCTGATGTCGCCGGTGATCCTGTTGAATGGCATCCCCCCAGAGACCATGTCCGGGAGTTCCCCCTTGAAGAGCTGCGAGAAGTTCAGGATCGAGAAGACCTTGGAGAGTGTCGAGAACTTCCGGATCGTGCCGCGCTCGATGCGTGCCTTCGCACTCCCCTGGACGCTCCTTTTCAGTTCCGGGCCGGTCTCGCCGCGCGCGGTCAGCTCGGCCTGCAGCGACAGCGATCCGGTCACCTGCTGTTTTTTCACCCCGAGAGCGTGCAGCAACCGGTCCGCGGAGACCTTTTGTGCGCTGCAGGACAGGGTGTGGCGCGGCTGCCCGCCGGTGAACTCGGTGCGCAGCCTGCCGGTCACCTCTCCCTCGAAGGAGGCGAACTCGAAGGGGAGCAACTGGAGCACGCGGTTTTCGTAGAAGACGCTGGTGCGCAGGTGCTGGAAAGGGAAGTCGTTCAGGGCGCCTTCCGCTGCGGTGACGTGGGCGCGGACCGTCACGCGGCTGTCGCCTCCCTGGTTGCCGCCGAAAAGCGGCAGCAGGTCGTCCGGGTCGAGATAGCCGGCGTTCACCTGGAGCTCGATTGCCGGGTGCTGCAGGTCCTTCACGCCCCCCTTCAACTGCAGCGAGCTTTTGCCCAGCGTGCCGGCAAGCGAGGCGATCTGCAGGGTGTCGTTGTGGTAGGTGATGCTCCCGTGCACACGCTCCACGCGGAGCGCCGCAGCGCCGCCGGCGTAACCGAGATCGGTCGGGTCGACCGACGGAGAGCTGAAGGTGATCTGCCAGATCGGGTTTTGCATCCCGGTGACGACGCCGCGACCGGAAAAGAGCGTGCTGCCGAGGCGCACCTGGAGCTGGGAGGTCTCGAAGCTCTCGCCGTTGATCTTCACCGTCCCGTTCACCCCGGTCAGCAATTTCCCCTTGTCCCAGGGCTTCAGGGTCACCCCGGCGAGGCCCACGTTGCCGGTCCAGAAAAGCCGGTCCATGTCGGGGCCGGCGGCGTGGAGGGCAAGCTGTACCTGACCGGTCGGGTGGTACTTCTTCACCATGGGGACGAGCTGTCCCACCTCCGTGCTCTGGAACTGGTTGGTCCGGATATCGAAGCTCACCGGGCCGTCGTAGCGGCTTAGCGCGGTGGCGGAGAGGGCGGCGGGGTAGAGCTGGTAGTTGAGGGCGTTTATGCGGAACTTCTCCTTGTCGAAGTCCATGCTGAAGGAGATGCTGTTCGGGCGTCCCGCCGGTTTGGCGACCAGGTCCTTGAAGGCGTAGGAGGCGGTGGTGAGGTCGCTGTCACCCGAGAGCCGGTACAGCGCGGTGGTCCCTTCCCCCTTGAGGTTCACCATGCCGTTCGTGGTGAACGAGGCGATCCCTTTTCCCAGAAGCCATACCACCTCGGGCTGTCTCGGCTGCACCTTGGCGGTGAACGGGTACTGGCATGGGTGGTTGAGGGGGTAATCGGTGATACGCCCCTCTAGCGACATGGGGGAGGTGCCGAAGCGGCCGGTCATCCCCTTCAGGAGGAAATCCTTGCCGGAGAGCTCCAGCTGCCCTTTCACGCCGGTGAAAACCGGGATCCCCGAGCCGTAGTTCACCACCCCGTCCTCGACGTGCGCCTTGATGTAGAGGACGTTGTAGTTCTGTCCCCGTTCCATGTGCAGGATCTGGCTTACCCGGCCGTCCAGGCGCCCCTGGTCCAGTCGATACACGCCGCCTGTGATCTTTTGCTCGATGAAGTGTGAGGTGTCGTCGACGATGATCCCGTAGGGGATGTACTGCCGGTAGTTGCGCAGGTTGAAGCTGTTCGTGGCGGCTTCGGCGGTGATGCGGATATCGCCGGAATGAAGGTCGGAGAGCTTCACCTTGCCGTTTATCTTGAAGCCGTCCAGGTCGACTTTCACGTGGTCGATGGCGAGGTCGCGGTTGCCAAGCTCCAGGGAACAGGAGCCTTTGAAGAGCTTCGGGGTGAGCCGGGCGTGGAACACCTGCGGGTAGTCGAGGTTCAGCCTGGTGAAGCGGTATTCCGTTTTCGCGGTGAAGGCGTTCAGGCGCCCCTTTATGCTCGCCTCGAGCGCCAGTTCGCCGGCCAGGCTCTTGAACGGCACGAAGCGGCTGTAATAGGGCCAGAAATGCCCGACGTCGACCGGGCCGGTCTTGATCTTGCCGTGGATCGGCATCGCCGCGAGGGAGGCGCCGGCTGCGGGGATCTCCGCGACCCCGGAGAGCTCGATGGGGACCATGGATCTCCCCGAGGCGAGCTGCCCTGCGAGCTTGAAGTCGCAGTCCTTGCCGCGGATGATGCGGCTTAGC
Coding sequences:
- a CDS encoding YhdP family protein: MTLKRVRSWLLPLIATILTIAVLAASLLPRLLDLDTYKADILAQVKSALKRDLQYQSGAFTVRLTPAFTFTGVTIKEKDGSSDFASADRLTVRIAILPLLSGKLVLSRIQLERPVVHLWRDRQGVFNISDMLTPSGGEAPGIRRVELKKAKIRFADYAFSEQPVVTELSDTDLQLSRIIRGKDCDFKLAGQLASGRSMVPIELSGVAEIPAAGASLAAMPIHGKIKTGPVDVGHFWPYYSRFVPFKSLAGELALEASIKGRLNAFTAKTEYRFTRLNLDYPQVFHARLTPKLFKGSCSLELGNRDLAIDHVKVDLDGFKINGKVKLSDLHSGDIRITAEAATNSFNLRNYRQYIPYGIIVDDTSHFIEQKITGGVYRLDQGRLDGRVSQILHMERGQNYNVLYIKAHVEDGVVNYGSGIPVFTGVKGQLELSGKDFLLKGMTGRFGTSPMSLEGRITDYPLNHPCQYPFTAKVQPRQPEVVWLLGKGIASFTTNGMVNLKGEGTTALYRLSGDSDLTTASYAFKDLVAKPAGRPNSISFSMDFDKEKFRINALNYQLYPAALSATALSRYDGPVSFDIRTNQFQSTEVGQLVPMVKKYHPTGQVQLALHAAGPDMDRLFWTGNVGLAGVTLKPWDKGKLLTGVNGTVKINGESFETSQLQVRLGSTLFSGRGVVTGMQNPIWQITFSSPSVDPTDLGYAGGAAALRVERVHGSITYHNDTLQIASLAGTLGKSSLQLKGGVKDLQHPAIELQVNAGYLDPDDLLPLFGGNQGGDSRVTVRAHVTAAEGALNDFPFQHLRTSVFYENRVLQLLPFEFASFEGEVTGRLRTEFTGGQPRHTLSCSAQKVSADRLLHALGVKKQQVTGSLSLQAELTARGETGPELKRSVQGSAKARIERGTIRKFSTLSKVFSILNFSQLFKGELPDMVSGGMPFNRITGDISFNNGIASTQNLFLDSNAMNISAVGKMDLVKNEVDLNIGVQPLQTVDKVVSKIPIVGWILTGKDKSLITTYFEAKGRIDDPQVTAVPVKSLAKGVFNIFKRVFELPARLITDTGEVVIGR